In Streptomyces chartreusis, the following proteins share a genomic window:
- a CDS encoding SAV_2336 N-terminal domain-related protein: MASEGRGQEQSSAPGPAASSSVRSAEGEGSGVARLAAVLAAATDSDQSADGGPTSRELAELLWFAEQLRGGREGSHGPAAATGLVVGSTVTPDAPTVVPADPAPPDTAAPATPAPLSGGRVPLHLPEPSHPGAAHSRGTTPLFAPAPPMLAHPLALQRALRPLKRKVPSPRARLLDEDATADRIARLGGRPDVWFPVLRPAPDRWLRLNLVYDTGPTMPVWRPLVRELHTTLAQSGVFRTVTVHRATPDGRAHHVPLLADGRTVTLIVSDCMGPQWRPGPAGDRWYRTLRRWATRMPVAVVQPLPEHLWHSTALPAVPGLLTAPTAAAPSAALTFVPYEDAARESIHGALPLPVLEPAPAWLANWAALIAAPGGGHTPGALAWLPPTPEPPAEQAPAVTALPAPDLVLHFRATASPEAFRIAGHLALANPSLPVMRLVQRALDRSPRPQHLAEIILSGLLTAVPGPPGSYEFRPGVRELLLRSLPRTARTRTREFLARVGELIDEQAAVTPGEFRVETQGAEGTEFATVRAETVERLGGEPEEGLVGGRYRLLGRRGPSRRMWAAVDMRTDRPVVVHRYGPQAAPQERFLREARALAELRHPNVVRVLDYGVEAERPYLVAEFEDGITLAELLLGSGPGVSFRVYAQLVSDVVPALEALHEHGLVRGQEGWDGLLLRPDGTVVISRFALGEDSQGHDERSDFLLFRSMLRALASDSPNSLRFQRLQAELAQGTDPVDAVRRLPRSAAFDWSLGGVEADRLRITLLGPLNIRRAGRFLTTSPEAQALLCILLLKQGRRVTRTQLAEGLWERPPSAAEAARRLQEVATEVRHCLGAGTLAELADGYALHLPGDYLDIHHCEELVARRTDDLPADAQRSLVQDALSLFYGDPLDGIPGPAAKATRARLRTLRLTLCAARAELDLECGDFAQAAADLAALVQDHPDREDLRRLHIRALKGMGRITEAMEAYESYAEVRQRRHGDPTDPALHELYVELHAAPGRERPTIVFEAAGLDERPDTRDALGRAVTQLLSRGDLASHQYEVLARDNGYVVLTEPDAYVLPVLVALLRNLPEALAEVEEPPRLRVTFWHAPWFAESTRPVVPEEVQAVLDAADADVLVVVSPTLYEEFADGSATLGPARFEPLRTDHGPGAPLAWYSTLNLPSRGHADESTQDLVRGPFTTPDAGRLGTQDPGRTAVVIAPSDGPMIVLHPAHPLSRNPPRLTTYYEVDLTVHRTGTVLSLPGSGGGTFVATAELSWHVQDPVAFLRGGATGVADILLRHVATEASRITRRYPLRRVGAAQQAVRARLQNWPVPGLSVTCAVQLAGETPQEQTAPAPPQPSDTAPTATPADLLRAAEIVLLGFEGPLTSPFSAKAARSAALDLLSLVVDHRDPEDALAGRPLTGAGGAPIPLQEELVHPLEVLRAFADNGTLAQLLSDRLDELELRAVTGARATPGAGDLVRTLHASGRRPAVVTDFSERVVHRYLEPRELPVSAVFGRSLPLMPDPERLRLAQSRFGRTAAFLLITSTAAEVTAARRRGIPVIGHAGSPAVERRLRKAGCDLIVDSLAPLLDAAHSL, from the coding sequence ATGGCTTCTGAGGGGCGAGGGCAGGAGCAGAGCTCGGCGCCGGGGCCGGCCGCTTCGTCGTCGGTGCGTTCCGCGGAGGGTGAGGGGTCCGGCGTCGCCCGGCTGGCCGCCGTACTGGCCGCCGCCACGGATTCCGACCAGTCTGCGGACGGCGGGCCCACATCCCGGGAATTGGCCGAACTTCTCTGGTTCGCAGAGCAGTTGAGGGGAGGCAGAGAGGGCAGTCACGGCCCGGCCGCAGCCACCGGACTCGTCGTCGGCTCGACCGTCACCCCGGACGCGCCCACCGTCGTACCGGCAGACCCCGCCCCGCCGGACACCGCGGCGCCCGCAACTCCCGCCCCGCTCTCCGGCGGACGCGTCCCCCTCCACCTCCCGGAGCCCTCGCACCCCGGCGCGGCGCACTCGCGCGGCACCACCCCGCTGTTCGCACCCGCGCCCCCGATGCTCGCCCACCCCCTCGCGCTCCAGCGCGCCCTGCGCCCCCTCAAGCGCAAGGTCCCCTCCCCTCGCGCCCGGCTCCTCGACGAGGACGCCACGGCCGACCGGATCGCCCGGCTCGGCGGACGTCCCGACGTGTGGTTCCCGGTGCTGCGCCCGGCACCGGACCGCTGGCTGCGCCTGAACCTGGTGTACGACACGGGCCCCACGATGCCCGTGTGGCGCCCCCTGGTGCGTGAACTGCACACCACGCTCGCCCAGTCGGGCGTCTTCCGCACGGTCACCGTGCACCGGGCCACCCCGGACGGCCGCGCCCATCACGTCCCCCTGCTCGCCGACGGCCGCACGGTCACCCTGATCGTCAGCGACTGCATGGGCCCGCAGTGGCGCCCCGGCCCGGCGGGCGACCGCTGGTACCGCACCCTGCGCCGCTGGGCGACGCGCATGCCCGTGGCCGTCGTACAGCCACTGCCCGAACACCTCTGGCACAGCACGGCCCTGCCCGCCGTCCCCGGCCTGCTCACGGCGCCGACCGCGGCGGCACCGTCGGCCGCGCTGACCTTCGTGCCGTACGAGGATGCGGCGCGGGAGTCGATCCACGGCGCGCTCCCGCTTCCCGTGCTGGAGCCCGCGCCCGCCTGGCTCGCCAACTGGGCCGCCCTGATCGCCGCGCCGGGCGGCGGCCACACGCCCGGCGCCCTGGCCTGGCTGCCTCCGACGCCGGAGCCGCCCGCCGAACAGGCTCCGGCCGTCACCGCGTTGCCCGCGCCGGACCTGGTCCTGCACTTCCGGGCCACCGCTTCCCCGGAGGCCTTCCGTATCGCCGGCCATCTCGCGCTGGCCAATCCCTCCCTGCCGGTGATGCGTCTCGTCCAACGCGCCCTGGACCGCAGCCCTCGCCCGCAGCACCTGGCCGAGATCATCCTCAGCGGCCTGCTGACAGCGGTCCCGGGGCCGCCGGGGTCGTACGAGTTCCGGCCGGGGGTGAGGGAGTTGCTGCTGCGGTCCCTGCCGCGGACGGCTCGCACACGGACGCGGGAGTTCCTGGCGCGGGTGGGCGAGTTGATCGACGAGCAGGCGGCCGTCACACCGGGTGAGTTCCGTGTCGAGACACAGGGCGCGGAGGGGACCGAGTTCGCGACGGTCCGCGCCGAGACGGTGGAGCGACTGGGCGGCGAGCCCGAGGAGGGTCTGGTCGGCGGGCGGTACCGGTTGCTGGGCCGGCGGGGGCCGAGCCGGCGCATGTGGGCGGCCGTCGACATGCGGACCGACCGACCCGTCGTCGTACACCGCTATGGGCCGCAAGCCGCCCCGCAGGAGCGGTTCCTGCGGGAGGCACGGGCACTGGCGGAGCTGCGGCATCCGAACGTCGTGCGCGTGCTGGACTACGGCGTCGAGGCCGAACGGCCCTATCTGGTCGCCGAGTTCGAGGACGGGATCACCCTGGCCGAGCTGCTGCTCGGCAGTGGGCCGGGAGTCTCCTTCCGGGTGTACGCCCAGTTGGTGTCCGACGTCGTGCCCGCGCTGGAGGCCCTGCACGAGCACGGTCTGGTGCGCGGGCAGGAAGGCTGGGACGGACTGCTGCTGCGCCCGGACGGGACAGTGGTGATCAGCAGGTTCGCGCTGGGAGAGGACTCACAGGGACACGACGAGAGGTCGGACTTCCTCCTGTTCAGGTCGATGCTCAGAGCCCTGGCCTCGGACAGCCCGAACAGCCTGCGATTCCAGCGGTTGCAGGCGGAACTGGCGCAGGGCACGGATCCGGTCGACGCCGTACGGCGGCTGCCGCGCTCGGCCGCCTTCGACTGGTCGCTCGGCGGGGTGGAGGCCGACCGCCTGCGCATCACCCTGCTCGGCCCCCTGAACATCAGGCGGGCCGGCCGCTTCCTCACCACGTCCCCGGAGGCTCAGGCCCTGCTGTGCATCCTCCTGCTCAAGCAGGGCCGCCGGGTCACCCGCACCCAGCTGGCCGAGGGCCTCTGGGAGCGGCCTCCGTCGGCCGCGGAGGCCGCGCGCCGCCTGCAGGAGGTGGCGACGGAAGTACGGCACTGCCTCGGCGCCGGCACGCTCGCCGAACTCGCCGACGGGTACGCGCTGCACCTGCCGGGCGACTACCTCGACATCCACCACTGCGAGGAACTCGTCGCCCGGCGCACCGACGACCTGCCCGCGGACGCCCAACGCTCCCTCGTCCAGGACGCCCTGAGCCTCTTCTACGGCGATCCCCTGGACGGCATCCCCGGCCCCGCCGCGAAGGCGACCCGTGCCCGGCTGCGCACCCTGCGCCTCACGCTCTGCGCCGCCCGGGCCGAACTCGACCTGGAATGCGGCGACTTCGCGCAGGCCGCTGCCGACCTGGCCGCCCTCGTGCAGGATCACCCGGACCGCGAGGACCTTCGCCGGCTGCACATCCGGGCGCTGAAGGGGATGGGCCGGATCACGGAGGCGATGGAGGCGTACGAGTCCTACGCCGAGGTCCGCCAGCGCCGGCACGGCGACCCGACCGACCCCGCCCTGCACGAGCTGTACGTCGAGCTGCATGCGGCGCCCGGACGCGAGCGGCCGACGATCGTCTTCGAGGCGGCCGGACTGGACGAGCGGCCCGACACCCGGGACGCCCTGGGCCGCGCGGTGACCCAGCTGCTGTCCCGCGGGGATCTGGCCTCGCACCAGTACGAGGTACTGGCCCGCGACAACGGCTACGTCGTGCTGACCGAGCCGGACGCCTATGTACTGCCCGTACTGGTCGCGCTGCTGCGCAATCTGCCGGAGGCCCTCGCGGAGGTCGAGGAGCCGCCGCGGTTGCGCGTGACGTTCTGGCACGCGCCCTGGTTCGCCGAGTCGACCAGGCCCGTCGTACCGGAGGAGGTGCAGGCCGTCCTCGACGCCGCCGACGCGGACGTGCTGGTCGTCGTCTCCCCCACCCTCTACGAGGAGTTCGCGGACGGCTCCGCCACCCTCGGCCCGGCCCGCTTCGAACCGCTGCGCACGGACCACGGACCCGGTGCGCCCCTGGCCTGGTACAGCACCCTGAATCTGCCGAGCCGCGGCCATGCCGACGAGAGCACCCAGGACCTGGTGCGGGGCCCCTTCACCACTCCCGACGCGGGCAGGCTCGGCACCCAGGACCCGGGCCGCACGGCCGTGGTGATCGCCCCGAGCGACGGCCCGATGATCGTCCTGCACCCGGCCCACCCCCTCTCCAGGAATCCGCCGCGGCTGACGACGTACTACGAGGTCGACCTCACGGTGCACCGCACCGGCACCGTCCTCTCCCTCCCCGGCTCCGGCGGCGGCACGTTCGTCGCCACGGCCGAGCTGTCCTGGCACGTGCAGGACCCGGTCGCCTTCCTGCGCGGCGGGGCCACGGGCGTCGCCGACATCCTTCTCAGGCACGTCGCCACGGAGGCCAGCCGGATCACCCGCCGCTACCCCTTGCGCCGGGTCGGGGCGGCCCAGCAGGCCGTGCGCGCCCGGCTGCAGAACTGGCCGGTGCCCGGGCTGTCGGTGACGTGCGCGGTCCAGCTGGCGGGTGAGACGCCACAGGAGCAGACCGCCCCCGCGCCCCCGCAGCCGTCCGACACGGCCCCCACGGCCACCCCCGCCGATCTCCTCCGCGCCGCCGAAATCGTCCTGCTCGGCTTCGAGGGGCCGCTGACCAGTCCGTTCTCCGCGAAGGCAGCCCGCAGCGCCGCCCTCGACCTGCTCTCCCTGGTCGTCGACCACCGTGACCCCGAGGACGCACTGGCGGGCCGACCCCTCACGGGTGCCGGCGGTGCCCCCATCCCGCTCCAGGAGGAACTCGTACACCCCCTGGAGGTACTGCGGGCCTTCGCGGACAACGGCACCCTCGCCCAGCTCCTGAGCGACCGCCTCGACGAACTGGAACTGCGGGCCGTGACCGGGGCCCGCGCGACGCCGGGCGCCGGCGATCTCGTCCGTACTCTGCACGCCTCCGGTCGCCGCCCGGCCGTCGTCACCGACTTCAGCGAGCGGGTCGTCCACCGCTACCTGGAACCCCGGGAACTTCCCGTGTCGGCGGTCTTCGGCCGGAGTCTGCCGCTGATGCCGGATCCGGAGCGCCTGCGCCTCGCGCAGAGCCGCTTCGGCCGCACCGCCGCGTTCCTGCTGATCACCTCCACGGCCGCCGAGGTCACGGCCGCCCGGCGCCGCGGCATCCCCGTCATCGGCCACGCCGGCTCCCCCGCGGTCGAACGACGCCTGCGCAAGGCCGGCTGCGACCTGATCGTCGACAGCCTCGCGCCTTTACTCGACGCCGCCCACTCGCTCTGA
- a CDS encoding acyl-CoA synthetase yields the protein MSSLFPALTAGPAGRVALSFGDRTLTYGELGAAAGALAARIGGAGRVAVWATPALETAVAVVAALEAGVAAVPLNPKSGEKELGHILSDCAPTVVLAAAGDELSRALGDLERVDVDVRGASPLPAVHASPEDPALIVYTSGTTGPPKGAVIPRRAVTHTLDALADAWQWTGEDVLVHGLPLFHVHGLVLGILGPLRRGGSARHLGRFGTEGVARELNEGATMMFGVPTMYHRVAQALPEDPGLAQALGKARLLVSGSAALPVHDHERITAATGQRVVERYGMTETLMNTSVRADGEARAGTVGVPLPGVELRLVEEDGTPITSQDGETVGEIQVRGPNLFTEYLNRPDATTAAFTADGWFRTGDMAVREADGYVRIVGRKATDLIKSGGYKIGAGEIENALLEHPGVREAAVTGEPDPDLGERIVAWIVPSDPQSPPSIEELADHVAARLAPHKRPRRVHHLEALPRNDMGKIMKRALTS from the coding sequence GTGTCCTCTCTCTTCCCGGCCCTGACGGCCGGTCCGGCGGGGCGGGTGGCCCTGAGCTTCGGCGACCGGACCCTGACGTACGGCGAGCTCGGCGCCGCCGCCGGTGCCCTCGCGGCACGGATCGGCGGGGCGGGCAGAGTGGCCGTCTGGGCGACCCCGGCGCTGGAGACCGCCGTGGCGGTGGTGGCGGCATTGGAGGCCGGTGTCGCCGCCGTACCGCTCAACCCGAAGTCCGGGGAGAAGGAGCTCGGGCACATCCTGTCCGACTGCGCGCCGACGGTGGTGCTGGCGGCGGCGGGGGACGAACTGTCCCGAGCTCTGGGCGACTTGGAGCGCGTAGATGTGGACGTGCGCGGGGCCTCCCCGCTCCCGGCCGTCCACGCATCCCCCGAGGACCCCGCCCTGATCGTCTACACCTCCGGCACCACCGGCCCGCCCAAGGGCGCCGTCATCCCCCGCCGGGCCGTCACCCACACCCTGGACGCGCTCGCCGACGCCTGGCAGTGGACCGGCGAGGACGTACTGGTCCACGGCCTGCCCCTGTTCCATGTGCACGGCCTGGTCCTCGGCATCCTCGGCCCGCTGCGGCGCGGCGGATCGGCGCGCCACCTGGGCCGGTTCGGCACCGAGGGCGTGGCGCGGGAACTGAACGAGGGCGCGACCATGATGTTCGGGGTGCCGACGATGTACCACCGCGTCGCCCAGGCCCTGCCCGAGGACCCGGGTCTGGCGCAGGCGCTGGGCAAGGCCCGCCTGCTCGTCTCGGGTTCGGCGGCGCTCCCCGTCCACGACCACGAGCGGATCACGGCGGCGACCGGGCAGCGGGTCGTCGAGCGGTACGGCATGACGGAGACGCTGATGAACACCAGCGTCCGCGCGGACGGCGAGGCCAGGGCCGGCACCGTCGGCGTGCCGCTGCCGGGCGTGGAGCTGCGGCTGGTGGAGGAGGACGGGACGCCGATCACGTCGCAGGACGGCGAGACGGTGGGCGAGATCCAGGTGCGCGGCCCGAACCTGTTCACCGAGTACCTCAACCGCCCCGACGCGACGACCGCCGCGTTCACCGCCGACGGCTGGTTCCGCACCGGCGACATGGCGGTGCGGGAGGCCGACGGGTACGTCCGTATCGTCGGCCGCAAGGCCACCGACCTGATCAAGAGCGGGGGTTACAAGATCGGGGCGGGCGAGATCGAGAACGCGCTGCTGGAGCACCCTGGGGTGCGGGAGGCGGCGGTGACCGGGGAGCCGGACCCGGACCTGGGCGAGCGGATCGTGGCGTGGATCGTCCCGTCCGACCCCCAGTCGCCGCCGTCGATCGAGGAGTTGGCGGACCACGTGGCCGCCCGCCTCGCCCCGCACAAGCGCCCCCGCAGGGTCCATCACCTGGAGGCGCTGCCCCGCAACGACATGGGGAAGATCATGAAGCGGGCGCTGACTTCATGA
- a CDS encoding carboxyl transferase domain-containing protein, with amino-acid sequence MTERLAARQVVALMTDNSSFTELPYPERQSAPDGPLAWDGYDASRARAVERTGEHESVVCGTGTIGGTRAVLIVFEFGFLGGSLGERTGDRLEAAYAHARAHRLPVVPLVATGGSRMQEGMLALTQLQRVARQSALTREAGLPQIAVLRDPTTGGGWATLGAGADVSLALPGAQIGFAGSRVRPPDADPSAFTAEAQVAAGAVDGVVRPGELRGRLARWLRLLTAPSTAPAPPPAPLGATDLPSTGWDAVRSARSPRRPRADAYLDAYFTHRVTLSGDRCGGTDPDGMLCGFGEHDGRTIAYAAQTGTATRPAGYRTATRLIRLADRLGIPVLTLVDTPGAANDAEAERQGVGAAIADLFGTVASARTPITTLLIGEGGSGGALALAAPGNTWATPDSYFSVIGPEMAAAILKRGEGEVEATADQLRIRPHDLVELGVVRGVVEG; translated from the coding sequence ATGACGGAACGGCTCGCGGCCCGGCAGGTCGTCGCCCTGATGACCGACAACTCCTCCTTCACCGAACTCCCCTATCCGGAAAGGCAGTCGGCGCCGGACGGCCCCCTCGCCTGGGACGGCTACGACGCCTCGCGCGCCCGCGCCGTCGAACGCACCGGGGAGCACGAGTCGGTGGTCTGCGGCACCGGCACGATCGGGGGGACGCGGGCGGTCCTGATCGTCTTCGAGTTCGGCTTCCTGGGCGGTTCGCTGGGCGAACGCACCGGCGACCGGCTGGAGGCGGCGTACGCCCACGCCCGCGCCCACCGCCTGCCGGTCGTCCCGCTGGTGGCGACGGGCGGCAGCCGGATGCAGGAGGGCATGCTCGCCCTCACCCAACTCCAGCGCGTGGCACGCCAGTCGGCGCTCACCCGGGAGGCCGGGCTGCCGCAGATCGCGGTGCTCCGGGACCCGACGACCGGCGGCGGCTGGGCCACCCTCGGCGCGGGCGCCGATGTGAGCCTGGCCCTGCCCGGCGCCCAGATCGGCTTCGCCGGCTCCCGGGTCCGCCCACCGGACGCGGACCCGTCGGCGTTCACGGCGGAGGCGCAGGTGGCGGCGGGGGCCGTGGACGGGGTGGTGCGCCCCGGGGAGCTACGGGGCCGACTGGCCCGCTGGCTGCGCCTGCTGACGGCACCCTCCACCGCCCCCGCCCCACCACCGGCCCCGCTCGGCGCCACGGACCTGCCGTCCACGGGCTGGGACGCGGTCCGAAGCGCCCGTTCCCCCCGACGCCCCCGCGCCGACGCCTACTTGGACGCGTACTTCACCCACCGCGTCACGCTCAGCGGCGACCGCTGCGGCGGCACCGACCCCGACGGCATGCTGTGCGGCTTCGGCGAGCACGACGGCCGTACGATCGCCTACGCCGCCCAGACCGGCACGGCCACCCGCCCCGCCGGCTACCGCACCGCCACCCGCCTGATCCGCCTCGCGGACCGGCTCGGCATCCCCGTACTGACCCTGGTGGACACACCGGGCGCCGCCAACGACGCGGAGGCGGAGCGGCAGGGGGTGGGCGCGGCCATCGCGGACCTGTTCGGCACGGTGGCCTCCGCACGCACCCCGATCACCACCCTCCTGATCGGCGAGGGCGGCTCGGGCGGCGCCCTGGCCCTGGCCGCCCCGGGCAACACATGGGCGACCCCGGACAGCTACTTCTCGGTGATCGGACCGGAGATGGCGGCGGCGATCCTGAAGCGGGGGGAAGGGGAGGTGGAGGCGACGGCGGATCAACTGCGGATCAGACCGCACGACTTGGTCGAGCTGGGGGTGGTCCGGGGCGTCGTCGAAGGGTAG
- a CDS encoding AAA family ATPase gives MPHWSVYTGTDEPHDAVAELPAPPPWRAFDGGPALSPPGDTDDEAAVSPDRVHRARTYVPTPESVQLVNAALCLRRPLLVTGPPGTGKSSLAYAVARELRLGPVLRWNITSRSTLADGLYQYDPLSRLYAARKDDGHAHAPDGVEDHLRLGPLGTALLPYDRPRALLVDEIDKSDLDLPNDLLNVMEEGQYEIPELVRAARHSRDGTAQVLADGTDTPVTVARGRVRCRAFPFVVLTSNGEREFPPAFLRRCVRLRLRRPDRTQLTDIVRAHLGEPDARAQGLIAEFLTRAGTGELATDQLLNAIYLTGVAGLEADSREKLAERLMPFLSTAADGDGF, from the coding sequence ATGCCGCACTGGTCCGTCTACACCGGCACCGACGAGCCGCACGACGCCGTCGCCGAGCTGCCCGCGCCGCCGCCGTGGCGGGCGTTCGACGGCGGCCCCGCGCTGTCGCCGCCCGGCGACACCGACGACGAGGCGGCGGTCTCCCCGGACCGGGTGCACCGGGCGAGGACGTACGTGCCGACCCCGGAGAGCGTCCAGTTGGTCAACGCCGCGCTGTGTCTGCGCCGCCCGCTGCTGGTCACCGGGCCACCCGGCACCGGCAAGTCGTCACTGGCCTACGCGGTGGCCCGCGAGCTGCGTCTCGGCCCGGTCCTGCGCTGGAACATCACCAGTCGCAGCACCCTCGCCGACGGTCTCTACCAGTACGACCCGCTCTCCCGCCTGTACGCGGCCCGCAAGGACGACGGCCACGCCCACGCTCCCGACGGCGTCGAGGACCATCTGCGCCTCGGCCCCCTGGGCACGGCCCTGCTCCCCTACGACCGTCCGCGCGCCCTCCTCGTCGACGAGATCGACAAGAGCGACCTCGATCTGCCGAACGACCTGCTGAACGTCATGGAGGAGGGCCAGTACGAGATCCCGGAACTGGTCCGCGCGGCCCGCCACTCCCGCGACGGCACCGCGCAGGTCCTGGCCGACGGCACGGACACCCCGGTGACGGTCGCCCGCGGCCGGGTCCGCTGCCGCGCCTTCCCCTTCGTCGTCCTGACCAGCAACGGTGAACGTGAGTTCCCGCCCGCCTTCCTGCGCCGCTGCGTGCGGCTGCGGCTGCGCCGCCCCGACCGCACCCAGCTCACCGACATCGTCCGTGCCCATCTCGGCGAACCCGACGCGCGGGCTCAGGGGCTGATCGCCGAGTTCCTGACCCGCGCCGGCACCGGCGAACTGGCCACGGACCAGCTCCTCAACGCCATCTACCTCACCGGGGTCGCCGGCCTGGAGGCCGACTCCCGCGAGAAACTGGCCGAGCGGCTGATGCCGTTTCTGAGCACGGCGGCCGACGGCGATGGCTTCTGA
- a CDS encoding trypsin-like peptidase domain-containing protein, with translation MTGLRGAEWHARIECGGRVSGAGFLVARDKVLTCAHVIEDGDVAPVTVTFPQRPDEAPVAARVVTHGGWDGRTSELGDLAVLELDREPEIVPAPLAPADVAHDDRRLMAYGFPAGYDEDGTIAECRTVTELLLSGEWIQLETWSGHGQPLAVGFSGAAVTLVETGQVIGMVTAAAGAHGVRTGRMMPTRVLARYWPGLSALVPQPHGMRKQDPEHRFVPDSEPATPVPGHPDGTRLRALVERAARAGLDCDPVRLYSAAAGSYDPLPPREGFGSLWSAAWFVLCEVDDPDTVTRFADRLDALLTAPPRAETGAILIELGHSGAGEDLVRVEVSAYSAGRRHPVPAETVPKSLLRTCIQDRIEDAFCHLTPGADELIAFALPRDWLDWPVDRWEKGPDDDTPLGCVHPVVVTDHARRRTSTRHVLTSAWKRLDSRAGARVHRVACGGVEDPRKLRLALVQSEECLAGFGATSDAARTRPHFETSLTAPAPVIVWSRRGCDPDRADCTGASDCPGTAFLDALDTLVSHVPPAQLPRQVLNLRQLADAEEEHWARDIQLLWDDPRRFTDPHATAVHRRSPVA, from the coding sequence ATGACAGGTCTGCGGGGTGCGGAGTGGCATGCCCGGATCGAGTGCGGGGGCAGGGTGTCGGGCGCGGGATTCCTCGTGGCCCGCGACAAGGTGCTGACCTGCGCGCACGTGATCGAGGACGGTGACGTCGCACCGGTGACGGTGACCTTCCCGCAGCGTCCCGACGAGGCTCCCGTGGCCGCGCGGGTCGTGACGCACGGCGGCTGGGACGGCCGGACGTCCGAGCTGGGCGATCTGGCCGTGCTGGAGCTGGACCGTGAACCGGAGATCGTCCCGGCTCCACTCGCCCCCGCCGACGTCGCGCACGACGACCGCAGGCTCATGGCCTACGGCTTCCCCGCCGGGTACGACGAGGACGGCACGATCGCCGAGTGCCGCACCGTGACCGAGCTGCTGCTCAGCGGCGAGTGGATCCAACTGGAGACCTGGAGCGGGCACGGCCAGCCGCTGGCCGTCGGCTTCAGCGGTGCCGCGGTCACCCTGGTCGAGACCGGGCAGGTCATCGGCATGGTCACGGCAGCGGCCGGCGCCCACGGCGTGCGCACCGGACGCATGATGCCCACACGTGTGCTCGCCCGCTACTGGCCGGGGCTCAGCGCCCTCGTGCCGCAGCCGCACGGCATGCGGAAGCAGGACCCGGAGCATCGCTTCGTCCCCGACTCCGAACCCGCGACCCCGGTCCCGGGCCACCCCGACGGCACCCGGCTGCGTGCGCTCGTCGAGCGAGCGGCGCGGGCCGGTCTCGACTGTGACCCCGTGCGGCTCTACTCGGCAGCGGCCGGCTCGTACGACCCGTTGCCGCCCCGCGAAGGCTTCGGCTCGTTGTGGTCGGCGGCGTGGTTCGTGCTGTGCGAGGTGGACGACCCGGACACCGTGACACGGTTCGCCGACCGTCTTGACGCCCTGCTCACCGCGCCGCCCCGGGCCGAGACCGGCGCCATCCTCATCGAGCTGGGGCACAGCGGTGCCGGTGAGGACCTGGTGCGGGTGGAGGTGTCGGCGTACAGCGCGGGGCGCCGGCATCCGGTGCCGGCGGAGACGGTTCCGAAGTCCCTGCTGCGGACCTGCATCCAGGACCGTATCGAGGACGCCTTCTGTCATCTGACGCCCGGCGCGGACGAGTTGATCGCCTTCGCGCTGCCCCGCGACTGGCTGGACTGGCCCGTCGACCGCTGGGAGAAGGGGCCCGACGACGACACACCGCTCGGCTGCGTCCACCCGGTGGTGGTGACCGACCACGCCCGGCGCAGAACCAGCACGCGGCATGTCCTCACCAGTGCCTGGAAGCGCCTGGACTCCCGTGCCGGCGCCCGTGTGCACCGCGTCGCGTGCGGGGGTGTCGAGGATCCGCGGAAGCTGCGGCTGGCGCTGGTGCAGTCCGAGGAGTGCCTGGCCGGCTTCGGGGCGACGTCCGACGCCGCCCGCACCCGCCCGCACTTCGAGACGTCGCTGACCGCACCGGCTCCGGTGATCGTGTGGTCCCGGCGGGGCTGCGATCCCGACCGGGCGGACTGCACGGGCGCCTCTGACTGCCCCGGCACGGCGTTCCTGGACGCCCTCGACACCCTCGTCTCCCATGTGCCGCCCGCCCAGCTCCCGCGCCAGGTGCTGAATCTGCGGCAGCTGGCCGACGCGGAGGAGGAGCACTGGGCGCGCGACATCCAGCTCCTGTGGGACGACCCCCGCCGTTTCACCGACCCGCACGCCACGGCCGTACACAGACGGTCGCCCGTCGCCTGA